A single genomic interval of Spirosoma linguale DSM 74 harbors:
- a CDS encoding transglutaminase domain protein (PFAM: transglutaminase domain protein~SMART: transglutaminase domain protein~KEGG: gur:Gura_2537 transglutaminase domain- containing protein), with the protein MGGLLILALMAASTPPPRTRTVHFSYKAVIGELPAGTRQVDIWIPVPRSSAFQQISDLTVVSPYPYQFDTAQYGNRVMHLHLQKPPEKEFSVAMQFTATRKEHIQPQQPTGNAGAKRPIDPYMKRWLQPDRLVPIDGSIKRWARAVVDSAGAKTDLQRARAIYNHVIATVKYDKTGTGWGRGDIYYACDTRRGNCTDFHAIFIGYCRALGIPARFAIGFSLPTDRPAGQVSGYHCWAEFYSKDLGWVPIDASEAAKNPARRAYFFGAHDENRIEFSLGRDLLLYPGQAQPLNYFIYPLVVADGQPLTPVVPAITYRNAGP; encoded by the coding sequence ATGGGCGGGCTGCTGATTCTGGCTTTGATGGCTGCCAGCACGCCACCCCCACGCACACGCACGGTTCACTTCAGCTACAAAGCGGTGATTGGCGAGCTACCCGCCGGAACCCGGCAAGTCGACATCTGGATACCGGTTCCCCGCAGCAGCGCATTTCAGCAAATTTCGGACTTGACTGTTGTCTCGCCTTATCCCTATCAGTTCGACACGGCTCAGTACGGCAACCGGGTGATGCATTTGCATTTGCAAAAGCCACCGGAAAAAGAGTTTTCGGTGGCTATGCAGTTTACGGCTACCCGAAAAGAGCACATTCAACCGCAGCAGCCAACGGGTAATGCCGGAGCAAAGCGCCCCATTGACCCGTATATGAAACGCTGGCTACAGCCCGACCGGCTGGTCCCCATCGATGGATCGATTAAACGGTGGGCCAGGGCTGTTGTCGATTCGGCGGGGGCAAAAACAGACTTACAGCGGGCAAGAGCCATCTACAATCACGTTATTGCCACGGTCAAATACGATAAAACCGGTACGGGCTGGGGACGGGGAGATATTTATTACGCCTGCGATACCCGTCGGGGAAACTGCACCGATTTTCACGCCATCTTTATCGGCTACTGCCGGGCGTTGGGTATACCTGCCCGCTTCGCCATCGGGTTTTCCTTACCCACCGACCGTCCCGCCGGTCAGGTGAGCGGTTACCACTGCTGGGCTGAATTTTATAGCAAAGACCTGGGCTGGGTGCCCATCGACGCGTCGGAAGCAGCCAAGAACCCCGCCCGGCGGGCCTATTTCTTCGGGGCTCACGATGAAAACCGGATTGAATTTAGTCTGGGTCGTGATCTGCTCCTGTACCCTGGGCAGGCCCAGCCATTGAACTACTTTATTTACCCGCTGGTCGTTGCTGACGGACAGCCGCTTACCCCTGTAGTACCCGCCATCACCTACCGTAACGCTGGCCCTTAA